Proteins from a single region of Dyadobacter fanqingshengii:
- a CDS encoding RagB/SusD family nutrient uptake outer membrane protein produces the protein MNKTKIFKKILFTLPVLILSGCEDFLSTEPDSTRATISTPAQVSQLLTTAYPQGSYVVFAESMSDNVADKGVGEDDKTNRASYLFEEVEASVDEQDSPDQYWAECYRAVSVANQALDIISKSSDPSQYNAQRGEALLARAYAHFMLVNYFSKFFDPTQPNTEPGIPYVTEPETVVLKKYERKTVASVYQMIEADLLEGLPLISDGSYTIPKYHFNRAAANAFAARFYLVKRDYAKVVQYANEVFPGSSVADNLRPWNTTYSSLSPQELYNTYSRASQNANLLLVETASLYGRNVAQYRFGMNFRKWQEISAGENIINESPGWSYPLYSQGDNNYLIPKLNEYFVRESVNAEIGQPYVMLPIFTAEEVLFNRAEANAFLGNTAASLADLNLFVSKRVDNYVATRHTVTAASIRRFFGTSNVRDGIINTILSFKRVEFVQEGMRWFDLQRYALPVTHQAVNGSAITVPANDPRRILQIPQSATLAGIEQNKR, from the coding sequence ATGAATAAGACTAAAATTTTTAAAAAGATCCTCTTCACTCTGCCGGTTTTAATACTGTCGGGCTGCGAGGACTTTCTGTCAACCGAACCGGATAGCACGCGGGCCACGATCAGCACGCCCGCGCAGGTGTCGCAGTTGCTTACAACAGCTTATCCACAAGGAAGTTATGTTGTTTTTGCAGAATCCATGAGCGATAATGTTGCGGACAAAGGCGTTGGAGAAGATGATAAGACAAACCGCGCATCCTACCTATTTGAAGAAGTGGAAGCGTCGGTCGATGAACAGGATTCGCCAGACCAGTACTGGGCTGAATGCTACCGGGCTGTCTCTGTTGCCAATCAGGCCCTGGACATTATCAGCAAGTCTTCGGACCCTTCGCAATACAATGCCCAGCGCGGTGAAGCGTTGTTGGCACGTGCCTATGCACACTTTATGCTCGTCAACTATTTCAGCAAATTCTTCGACCCGACGCAGCCAAATACGGAACCAGGCATTCCTTATGTGACTGAGCCGGAAACGGTTGTTTTGAAAAAATATGAGCGAAAAACCGTTGCCTCTGTTTATCAAATGATCGAAGCTGACCTGCTCGAAGGTTTACCGCTGATCAGTGACGGTTCATACACCATTCCAAAATACCATTTCAACCGCGCAGCTGCGAACGCATTTGCCGCGCGTTTCTATCTTGTAAAAAGGGATTATGCCAAAGTGGTGCAATATGCAAATGAAGTTTTTCCGGGCAGCAGCGTTGCGGATAACCTCAGACCATGGAACACAACCTATTCGAGTCTTTCTCCGCAGGAATTATACAACACTTATTCAAGGGCCAGTCAGAATGCAAATCTGCTGCTTGTTGAAACTGCTTCGCTTTACGGAAGAAATGTTGCGCAATATCGCTTCGGAATGAATTTCCGGAAATGGCAGGAAATTTCAGCAGGTGAAAATATTATCAATGAATCGCCCGGCTGGTCCTATCCGTTGTATTCGCAAGGGGATAACAATTATCTAATCCCAAAGTTGAACGAGTATTTTGTGAGAGAATCCGTTAATGCGGAGATCGGGCAGCCTTATGTCATGTTGCCTATATTCACGGCAGAGGAAGTGCTTTTCAACCGCGCCGAGGCCAATGCATTTTTGGGGAATACGGCAGCGTCCCTGGCGGACCTGAATTTATTTGTGAGCAAACGTGTAGACAATTATGTGGCTACCAGGCACACGGTTACCGCTGCGAGTATTCGCCGATTTTTTGGCACCAGCAATGTCAGGGACGGAATCATTAACACAATTTTGTCCTTCAAACGTGTGGAATTCGTTCAGGAGGGCATGCGCTGGTTTGACTTGCAGCGGTATGCGCTGCCTGTAACCCACCAAGCGGTTAACGGCTCCGCGATTACAGTTCCGGCCAATGACCCAAGGAGGATTTTACAAATACCACAGTCGGCCACATTAGCAGGCATTGAACAAAATAAGCGCTGA